CGCCGTGTGGTGCACGCACGCGGCATCGCACCGGGCCGGCACGCCGGTGGTGCCCTCGTGGTGCGTGTGCCATGAGCACGCGGCGACTGGTGCACTGCGCTGCGCTGGTGGCAGCGCTGCTGCCCGCCGTGGCACACGGGCAGTGGAGCAACCGGTATCCCAAGGTCGCCGGCTTCAGCCACCACGTCTATCTCGAAGGCTACGAGCTTCCGCTGCTCACCAACGGCCCGATGGATCCGGCCCCGTCGCCCGACGGACGCCGGGTGGCGTTCGCCTCGCGCGGCTGGCTCTGGCTCCTCGACCCGGCCACCGGCGTGGCGCGCCGCATCACCCGCAGCGGTGGCATGGATTCGCGGCCGCGCTGGAGCCCGGATGGCCGCTCCATCGCCTTCGTGCGCGATGACGGGCGTCTGCTCTCGATTCGCGCGCTGGAGGTGGCCAGCGGTGTCGAATCGGCCCTCGTCACCGACAGCGCGATCGTGCTCGACCCCGCCTGGGCGCCGGACGGGAAGTCGCTGTTCTACAGCTCCGGGATCGCCGGCGACATCGACGTCTGGCGGCTGGACCTGGCCACGCGCGAGCGGACGCGCATCACCGACGCGCAGGGCAGCCTCGAGCTGCAGCCACTGCCGACACCCGACGGCCTCGCGATCGTGTATCTCGCCAAGACGCGGGCCGGTGCGGACCTGGTCCGCCGGCGCACACTGGCCACCGGCGAGGATCGCGTCCTCGCAGCGGGCAACATCCTCTCCATGACGCGAGGCGCGCTGAGCCCCGATGGCCGCACGCTGGCACTGAGCTGGCCCACGCAGGAAGGGTACGAGCTTCGCCTCACCAGCGCGCTGCAGCAGGGGGCGACGGTGGCGCTGTTCCGCGACGAGCGCACGGTGCCGCTGGCACCTGCGTACAGCGCCGATGGGGCGACGATCTGGTTCGCGCGCGCCGATGCAGCGCAGCGGCTGGCACTCATGCGCCAGCCTGCGGCCGGCGGCGCCGCGTCCATCGTGCCGGTGACATCGTGGGACTGGGGCACGCGGACGGCGCGGCTCCGCATCGTCACCCGCATCGGCAGCGGTCCGCCGGTGCCGGCGCGGCTCGCCGTGGCAATGCGCGACGGCCATCCGATCCTCGCCGACAGCGGCCACGTCCGCTTCGACGGACAGAACGGCATCCCGTTCTTCTACAGTGACGGCGCCACGGAACTGACGCTGCCGGCCGGTGACGTGGTCGTGACGGCGGTGCAGGGGCTGGCCACGCCGCCCGCCTCCGCGCTGGTGACACTCGACCCCGGCGAGGTGCGGACGATCACGGTGTCCATGACGCCGGTCTGGGATGCGCGCGCGAACGGCTGGCTCAGCGGCGAGCATCACTTCCACCTCAACTACGGCGGGCCGTACCACCTCGCCCCCGACCTGCTGGTCCAGATGGGGCGTGCCGAGCGCCTCGACGTGCTCACACCCATGCTCGCGAACCTCGCGCAG
This window of the Gemmatimonadaceae bacterium genome carries:
- a CDS encoding CehA/McbA family metallohydrolase, translated to MSTRRLVHCAALVAALLPAVAHGQWSNRYPKVAGFSHHVYLEGYELPLLTNGPMDPAPSPDGRRVAFASRGWLWLLDPATGVARRITRSGGMDSRPRWSPDGRSIAFVRDDGRLLSIRALEVASGVESALVTDSAIVLDPAWAPDGKSLFYSSGIAGDIDVWRLDLATRERTRITDAQGSLELQPLPTPDGLAIVYLAKTRAGADLVRRRTLATGEDRVLAAGNILSMTRGALSPDGRTLALSWPTQEGYELRLTSALQQGATVALFRDERTVPLAPAYSADGATIWFARADAAQRLALMRQPAAGGAASIVPVTSWDWGTRTARLRIVTRIGSGPPVPARLAVAMRDGHPILADSGHVRFDGQNGIPFFYSDGATELTLPAGDVVVTAVQGLATPPASALVTLDPGEVRTITVSMTPVWDARANGWLSGEHHFHLNYGGPYHLAPDLLVQMGRAERLDVLTPMLANLAQRFEDQPLFDYRHTRGTPWIVWAQEVRAHFFGHIGLLNGSRLFWPWIWGLGYDVNQRDDRPNGAALDFARQHGGLTTYVHPVSAPGPFATPASMRGIPLGFIADAVHGKVDAIELACLWSDERGTAELWYRVLNVGIPMALSAGTDAMNNLYRTMAIGTTRVYVHPERPASLASYFAGLKAGRSFVTTGPLLDFHVGRAGPGQVVSRGAGAQAWQLDVHSAVPVDTVEIVVNGTVVERRTGFTTPGTRRYTGTTPLPAGGWIAARVSGPPTQAWPAMDSYAYAHTSPVWIDRVGSTDPATKAAAARDLLQALTVAEQALEIGYADADHPRLRAHYAAARGIIGAWVTSDH